The following are encoded in a window of Kiritimatiellales bacterium genomic DNA:
- a CDS encoding DUF3748 domain-containing protein — translation MKANMWNIFIIVWMFWSAAFSSDISIRQITFDNDSHLLGPYNPWSPDDEWIVYTCGPNHLNDVVKRTHVKSGRNEVLFAITNQTEFGPGCGTASYGENGSVIFIYGPHNASAERKYEFWRRSAMIVNKTGTAFIPDARDIIAPFSAGALRGGTHCHQFSKDGQRIAFTYNDMLVSPDLRTVGVSVAGRQITVDEHPENHNGKWFSLLLVPVKENPVPGSGELSRAYENCWVEWPDGRRAIAFKGNHIATDGTSVTDIFLVDVPEKIEPQNSGRPLAGTETELPFPPAGAAVRELTDFSKPGLLKITARPRFWLSSTPDGSAVFFQAEDTAGINQIYSVKTGSGEVSQITAHEADVFGTVSVHASGKKIAYLCDGSVFVTYLSAGGSERLTAKEEYNPAFVYWSHGDQLVFGNRSAAGAPVQLFMIDLFPPATVIPRSRFDKSGWGARHETILKEIENKPELIFVGDSITERWYSAGKTVWDRYYKPLNAANLGVGGDGTQHVLWRLKNGELDRISPKAAVVMIGTNNSNGDTHTAEEIADGIIAVVSELRARIPETKILLLSIFPRGTFAQREQLPAPAEYNDQRRKNEEASRIAAEMADGKHVFYLDINSELVDRKNRVTPEIMPDLVHLSSAGYEIWAKAMNPVLGKLMGTKRLP, via the coding sequence ATGAAAGCTAATATGTGGAATATTTTCATTATTGTATGGATGTTTTGGAGCGCAGCGTTCTCTTCAGATATATCGATTCGTCAGATAACATTTGATAACGACAGTCATTTGCTCGGCCCATATAATCCGTGGTCACCGGATGATGAATGGATCGTTTACACGTGCGGTCCGAATCATTTGAATGATGTTGTAAAACGGACTCATGTAAAATCCGGCAGAAATGAAGTATTATTTGCAATAACGAATCAGACTGAGTTCGGGCCGGGCTGCGGCACTGCCAGTTACGGAGAAAATGGATCGGTTATTTTTATTTACGGCCCGCATAATGCGTCTGCGGAACGGAAATATGAATTCTGGCGGCGCAGCGCAATGATTGTGAATAAAACAGGCACTGCTTTTATTCCGGATGCGCGTGACATCATCGCACCTTTTTCAGCCGGCGCGCTGCGCGGTGGAACGCATTGCCACCAGTTCAGTAAAGACGGGCAGCGGATCGCCTTTACATATAATGACATGCTGGTATCACCGGATTTACGAACCGTCGGAGTTTCTGTTGCAGGGCGGCAGATAACAGTTGATGAACATCCGGAGAATCATAATGGAAAATGGTTCAGTTTATTATTAGTTCCGGTAAAAGAAAATCCTGTTCCGGGCTCCGGTGAACTTTCGCGCGCTTACGAAAACTGCTGGGTCGAATGGCCGGATGGACGTCGCGCAATCGCGTTTAAGGGGAATCATATCGCAACCGATGGAACATCGGTTACGGATATTTTTCTGGTAGATGTTCCGGAAAAAATCGAACCGCAGAATTCCGGCCGCCCGCTTGCCGGAACAGAAACAGAACTGCCGTTTCCGCCTGCCGGTGCGGCCGTTCGGGAACTCACTGATTTTTCAAAGCCCGGGTTGTTGAAAATAACAGCGCGTCCGCGTTTCTGGCTCAGCAGTACACCGGACGGCAGTGCAGTGTTTTTTCAGGCGGAAGATACTGCCGGAATTAATCAGATCTATTCTGTAAAAACAGGTTCCGGTGAAGTTTCGCAGATTACCGCGCATGAAGCGGATGTTTTCGGAACGGTCAGTGTTCATGCATCGGGAAAAAAGATTGCGTATTTGTGCGACGGGTCGGTTTTTGTAACATATCTGTCCGCCGGCGGTTCAGAACGGTTGACCGCCAAGGAGGAATATAATCCGGCATTTGTTTATTGGTCACATGGCGACCAGCTTGTTTTCGGGAACCGCAGTGCTGCCGGTGCACCGGTTCAGCTGTTTATGATTGATCTGTTCCCGCCGGCCACGGTTATTCCCCGTTCACGGTTTGATAAGAGCGGATGGGGCGCGCGGCATGAGACGATTCTGAAAGAAATTGAAAATAAACCGGAGCTGATTTTTGTCGGCGATTCAATCACTGAACGTTGGTATAGCGCCGGGAAAACGGTTTGGGATCGTTATTATAAGCCGCTGAATGCCGCCAATCTCGGTGTCGGCGGGGATGGAACTCAGCATGTGCTGTGGCGGTTAAAAAACGGTGAATTGGACAGAATTTCTCCGAAAGCCGCTGTTGTCATGATCGGGACAAATAATTCCAACGGGGATACTCATACTGCGGAGGAAATCGCGGATGGTATTATTGCAGTGGTTTCAGAACTTCGCGCCCGTATTCCTGAAACAAAGATTCTGCTACTGTCGATTTTTCCACGCGGGACATTTGCGCAGCGCGAACAGCTTCCGGCGCCGGCAGAATATAATGATCAGCGCAGAAAAAATGAGGAGGCCAGCCGGATTGCAGCGGAAATGGCGGACGGAAAACATGTGTTTTATCT
- a CDS encoding alpha-galactosidase: MPIQFNSTDRMFILSGHSSVYAIHILNGGEIGHFFWGGTLPENYQEELKKPLLARGYYPQHRPGISLDVLPQEYSLPDNGDFRTPAYEIISSAGYFSSMLQYKDHRVVSGKPSLPGLPAVYVNDDSEADTLFIYAQDAVLNLNVILQYTVFSQLNVIVRSVRFENSGTDPVRLNKAMSCSVDFSSTDFQLLHLTGGWASERHITVEPLNCGTKILQSRKGQSSHRQNPFFALLDPHVTETSGAVYAFNLVYSGSFSGEIEVIPSGLLRAQIGINPYVFDWTLQPGEGFQTPEAVMVYSSSGLGEMSRTFHRLYRNNLCRGHYKSKERPILVNSWEAMYFKFKSDDIIKLAGIAQKVGIELTVLDDGWFGKRNDTTSSLGDWFVDKEKIPEGIDGLAQQIHRIGTGFGLWVEPEMISVESELYTKHPDWCIHIPERPLKFGRNQLVLDLSRTEIQDYVVDVLSEVFSCGLINYVKWDMNRSLFNLGSSGSCPPGELSHRYVLGLYAVLERITAAFPDILFESCCGGGGRYDPGMLYYMPQVWTSDNTDAISRLEIQKGTALVYPPVTMCAHVSSVPNHQTGRVTSLKLRRDVAMSGNFGYELDLCKSNEDELKDIARQVKFYKQIRPVITAGDMYRLIDIREKNSSAVQYISADRKTVIVFYYNLSGESRKLLLQALDSTADYFIEKDQSSFSGGVLMEQGINIPLENNQQSAVIVFRK; encoded by the coding sequence GCGGATATTATCCGCAGCACCGTCCGGGTATTTCACTGGACGTTTTACCGCAGGAATATTCATTGCCGGATAACGGTGATTTCCGGACGCCGGCATATGAAATTATTTCCAGTGCCGGATATTTTTCTTCTATGCTTCAATATAAAGATCACAGGGTTGTTTCGGGGAAACCGTCGCTTCCCGGACTGCCTGCTGTATATGTGAATGATGATAGTGAAGCAGATACACTGTTTATTTATGCACAGGATGCCGTTTTGAATCTGAATGTTATATTACAATATACAGTGTTTTCGCAGTTGAATGTAATTGTCCGTTCTGTGAGATTTGAAAATTCAGGGACAGATCCGGTCCGGTTAAATAAGGCGATGAGCTGTTCTGTGGATTTTTCTTCGACTGATTTTCAATTGCTCCATCTCACCGGCGGATGGGCCTCCGAACGGCACATCACCGTCGAGCCACTGAATTGCGGGACAAAAATTCTGCAGAGTAGAAAAGGGCAGAGCTCACATCGGCAAAATCCGTTTTTTGCATTGCTGGACCCGCATGTGACAGAGACATCCGGCGCTGTGTATGCTTTTAACCTGGTATACAGCGGAAGCTTTTCCGGTGAGATTGAAGTGATTCCATCCGGGTTACTGCGTGCTCAGATCGGGATTAATCCATACGTATTTGACTGGACGCTTCAGCCGGGAGAGGGTTTTCAGACACCGGAAGCCGTGATGGTGTATTCCAGCAGTGGCCTGGGAGAAATGAGTCGTACATTTCACCGGCTTTATCGCAATAACCTTTGTCGCGGACATTATAAATCAAAAGAACGTCCCATACTTGTGAATTCATGGGAGGCAATGTATTTCAAGTTTAAATCGGATGACATTATCAAACTTGCCGGCATAGCACAGAAAGTTGGAATTGAATTAACGGTGCTGGATGACGGCTGGTTTGGAAAAAGGAATGATACCACATCTTCATTGGGTGACTGGTTTGTTGATAAAGAAAAAATTCCTGAGGGAATTGACGGGCTGGCACAGCAAATTCACCGAATCGGAACGGGATTCGGGCTGTGGGTTGAACCGGAAATGATCTCGGTGGAAAGCGAGTTGTATACAAAGCACCCTGACTGGTGCATTCATATTCCGGAACGTCCGTTAAAATTCGGACGGAATCAACTGGTACTGGATTTATCACGAACAGAAATACAGGATTATGTCGTTGATGTGTTATCGGAGGTTTTCAGCTGCGGACTGATTAATTATGTGAAGTGGGATATGAACCGCAGTTTATTCAATCTCGGTTCATCCGGCAGCTGTCCGCCCGGCGAATTATCTCATCGCTACGTTTTAGGATTATACGCTGTTCTTGAGCGAATTACGGCGGCGTTTCCCGATATATTATTTGAAAGCTGTTGCGGCGGTGGCGGGCGGTATGATCCTGGAATGCTCTATTATATGCCGCAGGTCTGGACAAGTGATAATACAGACGCTATCAGCCGGCTTGAAATTCAAAAAGGAACAGCACTTGTTTATCCGCCGGTTACAATGTGCGCTCATGTTTCATCCGTTCCGAATCATCAGACCGGACGGGTTACTTCATTAAAATTGCGCAGAGATGTTGCGATGTCCGGCAATTTCGGTTATGAGCTCGATCTTTGTAAATCGAATGAAGATGAACTCAAAGATATTGCCCGGCAGGTCAAATTTTATAAACAGATACGCCCGGTGATTACAGCCGGCGATATGTACCGGCTGATTGACATCCGTGAGAAAAACAGTTCGGCAGTGCAATACATTTCTGCGGATCGGAAAACGGTTATTGTATTCTATTATAATCTGTCAGGCGAAAGTCGAAAGCTGCTGCTTCAGGCTTTAGATTCAACGGCAGATTATTTCATCGAAAAAGATCAATCGTCATTTTCCGGCGGTGTACTGATGGAGCAGGGAATTAATATTCCGTTAGAGAATAATCAGCAGAGCGCAGTGATTGTTTTCAGAAAGTGA